AGCACCGCGTCCTGGAGCGTGATCCAGCGAAGCAGGGGCTTGTCGATCGCCGCGGAGGCGGTAAGCGCAAGCGTGTGGTGGTTCTCGAAGGTGCTGCGCACGACGGTCACCGAATCACCACGGATGTCCAGCCCGCTGAAGCCCGCATCATCGAAGAGGCAGTCTTCGATGCGCCAGCCGCGGATCGCGGCGACTGCGGCTCGGTAGCGAATGTTCGGCTCCTCGGGGGCATAGTTGCGGAACACCAGGCCCCGCAGCGTCACGTAGACCGCCCCGTCCTGCTTCACCCCCCCATAGTACTGGGCCGGTGCGAAGTTGTACGACCCACCGGTCAGCACCACCTTCCCGCGCTCGGCCGCCTGGAAGACGATCCGCCGCTCCGAAGTCCCCGCATTGCGGACCGAGACCGATTCACGGTACGTCCCGGCGGCAATGGTGACGACATCACCAGCCTGCGCCACCTGCGCCGCCTTGTTGATGGTGCGGAACGGCGCACTCAGCGTTCCCGGGTTCGCGTCGTCGCCGTTGGGCGAGACGTAGTAGGTCGTGCCGCCCGCCGGAGAGAGCAGGGAATACGTTCCCTGACCGAAGCCGCGGGGACGAATCCCCTGGAGCACGGCCGCGTACGCGCTGGGCTGAGGAGCGGGTTCGATCTCGACGGGGCTCGTCGGCTCCGTCGCCCCGGGCTGTGTCGCCGCCTGCTCGTCCGGAACGGCCTGGGCGAGCGGCACGATGACCACGGTGTACATCTCAGCCCCGGCCAGGCTTCCAGCATTGCCGCCCAGGACCACCTTTCCGGCCTGGAACGTCCTCCCGTAGAGGAGGTGCGTGTTCTGCTCGCGGGTCTTGGTGATGACCACGCTGTCCCCGGTGGCCTGGAAGCCGAGCTCGGCGACCCAGGCCGGCACTTTAGTGCCGTTGAACGCCACGTAGACGGCCGACTCGCGATCCAGCTGGAAGGAGAGGAAAGCGTTGCCGGTCGACAACTGATCTCCGTTGGCGGTACGGAGGTACGGCGCGCCCTCCAGGGCAACGGGGACGTAGGTGTACGTATATGCGCGGTCGATGTAGGCCTTGGCGCCCTGAGTGAGGCCGTACGCCACTTCGTAGCTGCGCCCGGACTGCGCTGTCACCCCGCCCACCAGGGAGCCGATGTAGGTCGGTTTCACCGCAATCGTATACATCTGGGCGGAGCCGCCGTCGGCCCGGTTGGTCCCCAGGCGGATGGTGCCAGCGCGGAAAGTCGCGGCATAAATGGCGTAGGCGTTCTCCTCAGCCGCTTTCGCCACGACGATGCTGTCACCGGTCGGCCGGAAGCCGAGCTCATGCAACCAGCTCGGCGTGGCCGGCCCGTGGTACGCCACGTAGACCACTGCGTCCCGCGTCAGCTCGAAGGTGAGGAAGGTGCCGGAGCCGGAGAGGGCCTGGTCGCCATTCGCCGTGCGGATGTACGTCAGCCCCTTCAGCGTGGCAGGGACGTTCTTGTAGACGTACGTCCGGTCGATGTAGACGCGGGCGCCGTCCGCGAGCCCCTCGGCCGCCGCGTACGGGCGTCCGGAGGCCGCCTCGATGTAGGTGATGAGGCCCGAGTCCGCGAGCGTGGAGCTCTGCTCCTGCGGCACGGGAGCGAGCGGCGAATCGGAGCAGGCGCCGAAGAGCAGCGCCAGAAGGGCGGCCGCGGCCCTGCCGCGGACTGCGCGCATCTTGGCCACCCCCCCGCCAATTCCGGGCTGCGAAAAAGCGGAGCGACGGCTCCGCTGATCGTGAAGTCTGGTCCAGCGTGTCCTGATCATTGGAGGAATCGGTGCGTCGTGAAGCGCGACCCGACTTGGTCGCGCGTACCTCTGTTCTTCGGCGCACCGAGCCAACGAGCCCGGCGCGCTCAGCAGATGTCCCTAAACAGACGAGACATGTTTTACGTTGCTGGGCGGCCGAGCTTGCCTGACGTGCGTGCTCCGTCAGTACCTCAACACTGCGCCTCCGGGCTTTTCCCGGATCCCACTTGACAGCAACCGACTCGCCTCATGGCGAGTCGCGTGCCGTCTCGTCGGGTTTTCGTAAGTGGCTTTATAGCAACTACTTATGATTTGACTGCGGATCGACGATGCGTCAGATGCCGTCGCAAAGTGAGAGAACCGGGGAGATCTGCAAGCCGATAAGATCGTGCCGGCGTGATGCAGATACTGTCCTCACATGTCACAGCACTGGCTGTCGGGGCCTTGACGGGTGGGTGGCGGTGAGGACCGATCGTTCCGCCACGCGAGGTGGGAGAGGCGGGAGCGTACTGGGTCGCATTCGACAAACGGGCCATGCCGATGGCCATAGAACGGGTTGAGCGATGAATTGGACCAGCAACTCTTCCTCCACGGACGCGCCCTCGTCGGGGGGCGACCGCCCGCCGGGGGAGGTGCGGCCGGCGGACGACTCCCGCACGTTGCGGAGAGGAGCGATGGAGAAGGCCCCCAACTTCATGGTGGTGGGCGCGGCGAAGGCGGGAACGACTTCGCTGTATCACTATCTACAGCAGCACCCGGACGTCTTCATGCCCGTGGAGAAGGAGCCGCACCACTTCTCACAGGTACGTCCCGATCCGGCCAAGCGGGCGTTCTATAAGCACATTCCGGATCGTGCCACTTACCTCGCTCTCTTTTCAGGCGTCCGCGCGGAGCGGGCCATTGGCGAGGCCAGCACGTCGTATCTCTGGGATGAGGAGACGCCGCGGCGGATCCGGGAGTTCAATCCCGCCACCCGCATCATCATCATGCTGCGGGAGCCGGTACAGAGGGCCTATTCACACTACCTCAACGACGTCCGGGAGGGCTACGAGAAGCGGCCCTTCCTGACCGCGATCGAAGAGGATCTGCGGGCGGAGCGCAAGGGCTGGGGGGTTTCCAGCCTGTACGTGGATCTCGGGCGCTATTGCGAGCAAGTGCGCCGCTACCTGGAGTTCTTTCCAGGACAGGTGCTCGTCCTGTTCTTCGAGGAGTTCATCCGCGATCCGCGGGCGGCGCTGCGGCAGACCTTCAGCTTCCTCGGGGTGGATCCCGAGTTCGCCGAGCAGGTCGAGCTCGAGATCCATAACCCCTACGCG
The Longimicrobiaceae bacterium DNA segment above includes these coding regions:
- a CDS encoding right-handed parallel beta-helix repeat-containing protein, whose protein sequence is MRAVRGRAAAALLALLFGACSDSPLAPVPQEQSSTLADSGLITYIEAASGRPYAAAEGLADGARVYIDRTYVYKNVPATLKGLTYIRTANGDQALSGSGTFLTFELTRDAVVYVAYHGPATPSWLHELGFRPTGDSIVVAKAAEENAYAIYAATFRAGTIRLGTNRADGGSAQMYTIAVKPTYIGSLVGGVTAQSGRSYEVAYGLTQGAKAYIDRAYTYTYVPVALEGAPYLRTANGDQLSTGNAFLSFQLDRESAVYVAFNGTKVPAWVAELGFQATGDSVVITKTREQNTHLLYGRTFQAGKVVLGGNAGSLAGAEMYTVVIVPLAQAVPDEQAATQPGATEPTSPVEIEPAPQPSAYAAVLQGIRPRGFGQGTYSLLSPAGGTTYYVSPNGDDANPGTLSAPFRTINKAAQVAQAGDVVTIAAGTYRESVSVRNAGTSERRIVFQAAERGKVVLTGGSYNFAPAQYYGGVKQDGAVYVTLRGLVFRNYAPEEPNIRYRAAVAAIRGWRIEDCLFDDAGFSGLDIRGDSVTVVRSTFENHHTLALTASAAIDKPLLRWITLQDAVLRHNNNRPDPLYGDNSIKVMKFYHTTGTLVDNVESYENNGPGIWFDTNNTNFTVRNSYLHDNFNESGHGLFIEVSHGPGLVENNVFASNSVAGVTVANSSKVTLKGNLFVANPHSVKLVYADRGSAYPLKDVAITHNFFKGWVARSNIHPGGAKITTPADMNVTADYNRYEKGSVIEMTYWKHTGWIRTIADMRAKLGWEANGSEGTVNSPL
- a CDS encoding sulfotransferase, whose product is MNWTSNSSSTDAPSSGGDRPPGEVRPADDSRTLRRGAMEKAPNFMVVGAAKAGTTSLYHYLQQHPDVFMPVEKEPHHFSQVRPDPAKRAFYKHIPDRATYLALFSGVRAERAIGEASTSYLWDEETPRRIREFNPATRIIIMLREPVQRAYSHYLNDVREGYEKRPFLTAIEEDLRAERKGWGVSSLYVDLGRYCEQVRRYLEFFPGQVLVLFFEEFIRDPRAALRQTFSFLGVDPEFAEQVELEIHNPYAEPTSLGRVLLGSGMARTAARILVPRGVRAAARDRMLKVKPKPSMDTRAGELLSRVYAGEAECLAELLGRPVPWSTTAPAAPS